A region of Streptomyces halobius DNA encodes the following proteins:
- a CDS encoding SPFH domain-containing protein: MSTTRNHRSVISEEVAPWSEIRQLLRGGEAGKLVPVIIPRHRRRLWWMVLLWLGVFGLLTGVMLNLGAPDGTVGVAYGAMAVLSYIGGTLLLLAGLLWWWRSSIAEIEQGTNGVLTRYGAVTRTLEPGRHYLWHPWSRVDFVVDTATEIPYSAPVVACPTRENVPLRSIEFFLKFRITDAVLFVRTIGAGNFDLVLSSAVQDAIRQRGRRVQTESAYDLRGSDVADMQELLNRQLSRYGVRITGSNIPDVQLPAQYQQHLATRERVAKERTAYEQEWGLTRKRRIDSLQMDIERAKKVRDARIVEVKAALNKAREAVAQLLEEQETNAQKVRFEIETRGRSGLISAENEARAQRRLAQAYRDNRAVLQYELARRRLEVGAILAGKAPQPVVVRTDGTGTDTSALSTLLTAQLLPRLTALPPVNAPRPTADGE; this comes from the coding sequence GTGAGCACCACACGCAACCACAGGTCGGTCATTTCCGAGGAAGTGGCGCCCTGGAGTGAGATCCGCCAGCTGCTGCGCGGCGGCGAGGCGGGCAAGCTGGTCCCCGTCATCATCCCCCGCCATCGGCGCAGGCTGTGGTGGATGGTGCTGCTGTGGCTCGGGGTTTTCGGGCTGCTGACCGGCGTGATGCTGAATCTGGGGGCACCGGATGGCACGGTCGGTGTCGCCTACGGCGCGATGGCCGTCCTCAGCTACATCGGCGGGACGCTTCTGCTGCTGGCCGGTCTGCTGTGGTGGTGGCGCTCGTCCATCGCCGAGATCGAGCAGGGCACGAACGGTGTGCTCACCCGCTACGGCGCGGTGACCCGCACCCTGGAACCCGGCCGGCACTATCTGTGGCACCCGTGGTCGCGCGTGGACTTCGTGGTGGACACCGCCACCGAAATCCCGTACTCGGCCCCGGTGGTGGCCTGCCCCACCCGGGAGAACGTGCCGCTCCGCTCGATCGAGTTCTTCCTGAAGTTCAGGATCACCGACGCGGTGCTGTTCGTACGGACCATCGGGGCGGGCAACTTCGACCTGGTGCTCTCCAGCGCGGTGCAGGACGCCATCCGCCAGCGTGGCCGCAGGGTGCAGACCGAAAGCGCCTATGACCTGCGCGGCTCGGACGTCGCCGATATGCAGGAGCTGCTCAACCGTCAGCTCTCCCGCTACGGAGTGCGCATCACCGGCTCCAACATCCCCGATGTACAGCTGCCCGCCCAGTACCAGCAGCACCTGGCCACCCGGGAGCGGGTCGCCAAGGAACGGACCGCCTACGAGCAGGAGTGGGGTCTGACCCGTAAGCGGCGCATCGACAGCCTGCAGATGGACATCGAGCGGGCGAAGAAGGTGCGTGACGCGCGCATCGTCGAGGTGAAGGCCGCGCTCAACAAGGCCCGTGAGGCGGTGGCCCAGCTTCTGGAGGAGCAGGAGACCAATGCGCAGAAGGTCCGCTTCGAGATCGAGACGCGCGGCCGCAGCGGACTGATCTCCGCGGAGAACGAGGCCCGCGCCCAGCGCCGCCTCGCGCAGGCGTACCGCGACAACCGTGCGGTGCTCCAGTACGAGTTGGCCCGTCGCCGGCTGGAGGTCGGCGCGATCCTGGCCGGGAAGGCCCCGCAGCCGGTGGTCGTCCGCACCGACGGCACCGGCACGGACACCTCGGCGCTGTCCACCCTGCTCACCGCCCAACTGCTGCCACGGCTGACGGCGTTGCCGCCGGTGAACGCGCCGCGCCCCACGGCGGACGGCGAGTAG
- a CDS encoding alpha/beta fold hydrolase codes for MTTFVLVPGPRCGSWVWEKVAARLRESGSEVHLTTLTGYGDRRHLAGPETDLATHVEDLVQLIDHVAAPELVMVGHCYSIHPVWGAADRRPERCARLVCVDGGMPQDGHSPVDGLPDELRERVRLRIEQAGDDWRLFQPSAEDRHTWGSVDGVPEEVLARLHRLAAPQPVRTLTQPLRLSGAAAKLPLTGVLCTRNGMNIGMVEAAVASGEPQFRMLTDPRVGFFELATGHWPMLSAPDELADVLLRAVAGEGHRVGC; via the coding sequence ATGACGACGTTTGTACTGGTCCCGGGCCCCCGTTGCGGCAGCTGGGTATGGGAGAAGGTGGCCGCCCGGCTGCGGGAGTCGGGATCCGAGGTGCATCTGACGACCCTCACCGGCTACGGTGACCGCCGCCATCTGGCCGGACCCGAGACGGACCTGGCGACCCATGTCGAGGATCTGGTGCAGCTGATCGACCATGTGGCGGCGCCGGAGCTGGTGATGGTCGGCCACTGCTACAGCATCCATCCGGTGTGGGGCGCCGCCGACCGGCGTCCGGAGCGGTGCGCCCGGCTCGTCTGCGTGGACGGGGGCATGCCCCAGGACGGTCACTCGCCGGTCGACGGGCTGCCCGACGAGCTGCGCGAGAGAGTACGGCTCCGCATCGAGCAGGCCGGGGACGACTGGCGTCTCTTCCAGCCGTCGGCCGAGGACCGGCACACCTGGGGCAGCGTGGACGGTGTCCCCGAGGAGGTGCTGGCACGGCTGCACCGGCTTGCCGCGCCGCAGCCGGTACGCACGCTCACCCAGCCGCTCCGCCTGTCGGGGGCAGCCGCCAAGCTCCCGTTGACGGGTGTCCTGTGCACCCGCAACGGCATGAACATCGGCATGGTCGAGGCCGCGGTGGCATCGGGGGAGCCGCAGTTCCGGATGCTCACCGACCCCCGGGTGGGTTTCTTCGAACTCGCCACCGGGCACTGGCCGATGCTCTCCGCCCCCGACGAACTGGCCGATGTACTGCTCCGGGCCGTCGCGGGAGAAGGACACCGGGTCGGGTGTTGA
- a CDS encoding helix-turn-helix domain-containing protein: protein MSPDGIWSIGELAEHAGVTVRTVRFYSNRGLLPEAGRSTGGHRRYGPEALDRLRLIRSLRTLDLPVPEVSRVLDQEDTLEDVIAGQLRELGSRLAALRWREAALQLLQDCTPDERADRLRLIGAMSAPPSTAALARFWRCWLPPRLPGRLASAIIDWSVPRPPADPTPSQVLAFARLNEFVNSPCFTSGRRQLKPHHHDYRPVVLYEGLSEACTLASARMRAELPPHEGEALDCFVSAFAEASGSRDTPGFRRQLSGRLAADPRIDRYWQLTAEVTAPPSGPAEPTLGATHEWLRRALDDQLARSSV, encoded by the coding sequence GTGTCCCCTGACGGCATATGGAGCATCGGAGAGCTCGCCGAGCATGCGGGCGTCACTGTGCGGACCGTCCGTTTCTACTCCAATCGCGGTCTGCTCCCCGAGGCCGGCCGCAGCACCGGCGGCCACCGCCGGTACGGCCCCGAGGCGCTCGACCGGCTCCGCCTGATCCGTTCGCTGCGCACCCTTGATCTGCCGGTCCCGGAGGTGAGCCGGGTCCTCGACCAGGAGGACACGCTGGAGGATGTCATCGCGGGGCAACTGCGGGAACTCGGTTCGCGGTTGGCCGCCCTGCGCTGGCGGGAGGCCGCCCTCCAGCTGCTCCAGGACTGCACGCCCGACGAACGCGCCGACCGGCTGCGCCTGATCGGCGCCATGTCTGCCCCGCCCAGCACGGCCGCGCTGGCGCGCTTCTGGCGGTGCTGGCTGCCGCCGCGGCTCCCGGGCCGGCTGGCCTCCGCGATCATCGACTGGTCGGTTCCGCGGCCCCCCGCCGATCCGACCCCGTCCCAGGTACTGGCCTTCGCCCGGCTGAACGAGTTCGTCAACAGCCCCTGCTTCACATCCGGGCGCCGCCAGCTTAAACCCCACCACCACGACTACCGTCCGGTCGTGCTCTACGAAGGTCTCAGCGAAGCGTGCACGCTGGCTTCGGCACGCATGCGGGCAGAGCTGCCGCCGCACGAGGGCGAGGCACTCGACTGCTTCGTCTCCGCCTTTGCCGAGGCATCCGGCTCCCGGGACACTCCCGGCTTCCGCCGCCAACTCAGCGGCCGGCTTGCCGCCGACCCCCGTATCGACCGCTACTGGCAGCTCACGGCCGAAGTGACCGCCCCGCCGTCCGGACCGGCGGAGCCGACCCTCGGCGCCACCCATGAGTGGCTCCGCCGCGCCCTGGACGACCAGCTGGCTCGTTCGTCCGTCTGA
- a CDS encoding SpoIIE family protein phosphatase, which translates to MSTADPFGSAADLTAGGPLPRSGLLDLLGVAAVVLDAEGRIVLWSPQAERLFGYTAQEALGQYAGRLLVHERHLDLVISLFAEVMGTGQSWAGAFPIRHKDGSTRLVEFRNMRLLDDRGDFYALGIATDEAVLRQVERDVALSSRLVSQSPIGLAVLDTDLRYLAVNKALERMNGVSAEQHLGRSVREVLPFVEADAIEAALRQVLESGSPLVDEYTVGRTPADPDHDRTWSISCYRLEDPGGRVLGVASLAVDVTDRHRAATEAARARRRLAILADGSARIGTTLEVEQTARELADVAVPELADVAAVDILDCVLEHHHGVRRPTTPGDCPALFRALAVQSAYPTDAVRAADPPGHLASYGPDRLVTRCVRTGRPLLIPHVDERDLSHIARDSEAAALLARAGIHTYLTTPLIARGEVLGALGLTRARNPLPFDEDDLTLAGELADRAAACIDNARLYQSLRNTAVTLQRSLLPGDPPQQTDLEIATRYQPAETTIEVGGDWFDVIPLAQDKTALVVGDVMGSGINAATTMGRLRTATSTLADLDIPPTDVLRHIDKITAGLEQYATCAYAVYDPHQAVCHIALAGHLPPVLMRTGEPPELLDLPTGVPLGVGGVPFESTTFGLRPGDQLVLYTDGLVETRHHPIDERLDLLLRLLNTPDRTLADTCDRLLEALRDPDDHDDVAVLIARPRARCP; encoded by the coding sequence ATGAGCACAGCCGACCCCTTCGGTTCCGCGGCCGATCTGACGGCCGGCGGGCCGCTGCCGCGCAGTGGGCTGCTGGATCTGCTCGGTGTCGCGGCGGTGGTGCTGGACGCCGAGGGGCGGATCGTGCTGTGGAGCCCGCAGGCCGAGAGGCTGTTCGGCTATACCGCGCAGGAGGCGCTGGGGCAGTACGCGGGGCGGCTGCTGGTGCACGAGCGCCACCTCGACCTCGTGATCAGTCTCTTCGCCGAGGTGATGGGCACGGGCCAGAGCTGGGCCGGTGCCTTTCCCATACGGCACAAGGACGGCAGCACCCGGCTGGTGGAGTTCCGCAATATGCGACTGCTGGACGACCGGGGTGACTTCTACGCCCTCGGCATCGCCACCGACGAGGCGGTCCTGCGCCAGGTGGAACGGGATGTGGCCCTGTCCTCGCGGCTGGTCTCGCAGTCCCCGATCGGGCTGGCCGTCCTCGACACCGACCTGCGCTATCTGGCCGTCAACAAGGCGCTGGAGCGGATGAACGGCGTCTCCGCCGAGCAGCATCTCGGCCGGTCGGTCCGTGAGGTGCTGCCGTTCGTGGAGGCCGATGCGATCGAGGCCGCGCTGCGGCAGGTCCTGGAGTCCGGCAGCCCCCTGGTGGACGAGTACACCGTGGGACGCACCCCCGCCGACCCCGACCACGATCGCACCTGGTCGATCTCCTGCTACCGGCTGGAGGACCCCGGCGGGCGGGTTCTCGGGGTGGCCTCGTTGGCGGTGGACGTCACCGACCGGCACCGTGCGGCCACCGAGGCGGCCCGCGCCCGGCGACGCCTGGCCATCCTGGCCGACGGCTCCGCCCGCATCGGCACCACGCTGGAGGTGGAACAGACCGCCCGTGAGCTCGCCGACGTCGCGGTGCCCGAGCTCGCCGACGTGGCGGCGGTGGACATCCTGGACTGCGTCCTCGAACACCACCACGGCGTCCGGCGCCCCACGACACCCGGCGACTGCCCCGCGCTCTTCCGGGCCCTCGCGGTGCAGTCCGCCTATCCCACCGACGCGGTCCGCGCCGCCGACCCGCCCGGCCATCTCGCCAGCTACGGACCCGACCGGCTGGTGACCCGATGCGTACGGACCGGCCGGCCCCTGCTGATACCCCATGTCGACGAGCGGGACCTGTCACATATCGCCCGTGACTCCGAGGCCGCCGCCCTGCTGGCCCGCGCCGGCATCCACACGTACCTCACGACGCCGCTGATCGCCCGTGGTGAAGTGCTCGGCGCGCTGGGCCTCACCCGCGCCCGCAACCCGCTGCCCTTCGACGAGGACGACCTGACCCTGGCCGGTGAACTGGCCGACCGGGCCGCGGCGTGCATCGACAACGCCCGCCTCTACCAAAGCCTGCGCAACACCGCCGTGACCCTCCAGCGCAGCCTGCTCCCGGGCGACCCGCCGCAGCAGACGGACCTGGAGATCGCCACCCGCTACCAGCCCGCCGAAACCACCATTGAAGTCGGCGGCGACTGGTTCGATGTCATTCCCCTCGCACAGGACAAGACCGCGCTCGTGGTGGGCGATGTGATGGGCAGCGGCATCAACGCCGCCACCACCATGGGCCGGCTGCGCACCGCCACCTCCACCCTGGCCGACCTCGACATCCCACCGACCGACGTGCTGCGCCACATCGACAAGATCACCGCCGGTCTGGAGCAGTACGCCACCTGCGCCTACGCCGTCTACGACCCGCATCAGGCGGTATGCCACATCGCCCTCGCCGGCCATCTGCCCCCGGTCCTGATGCGCACCGGCGAGCCCCCCGAACTGCTCGACCTGCCCACCGGCGTGCCTCTCGGCGTCGGCGGCGTCCCCTTTGAATCCACCACCTTCGGCCTGCGCCCCGGTGATCAACTGGTCCTCTACACCGACGGTTTGGTGGAGACCCGCCATCACCCCATCGACGAACGCCTGGACCTGCTGCTCCGCCTGCTCAACACCCCCGACCGCACGCTGGCGGACACCTGCGACCGGCTCCTTGAAGCACTGCGTGATCCGGACGACCACGACGACGTCGCGGTACTCATCGCCCGGCCCCGGGCCAGGTGTCCGTAG
- a CDS encoding Hsp20/alpha crystallin family protein, giving the protein MTLPIRHRPGSLERGFRWPEPMAADFEDLFERMNEFLGSATSRPFLAEPMTWSPLADMHETDEAYEIECELPGIRREDIDIEVSEHDLCVSGELKEREHAGVLRRRGRPTGRFTYRTSLPAGVKTDDVTASLADGVLTVTIPKAQVAKPRHIEIKG; this is encoded by the coding sequence ATGACACTGCCCATACGACATCGCCCCGGCAGCCTGGAGCGCGGATTCCGGTGGCCCGAGCCGATGGCAGCCGACTTTGAGGACTTGTTCGAGCGGATGAACGAGTTTCTCGGTTCGGCCACGTCCAGGCCGTTCCTGGCCGAGCCGATGACCTGGTCCCCGCTGGCGGATATGCACGAGACCGACGAGGCGTACGAGATCGAGTGCGAGCTGCCGGGCATACGCCGCGAGGACATCGACATCGAGGTCTCCGAGCACGATCTGTGCGTCTCCGGGGAGCTCAAGGAACGCGAGCACGCGGGCGTGCTGCGCCGTCGCGGCCGGCCCACCGGGCGTTTCACGTACCGCACGTCGCTGCCCGCCGGCGTCAAGACCGATGACGTCACCGCGTCCCTCGCCGACGGCGTCCTCACGGTGACGATCCCCAAGGCGCAGGTGGCCAAGCCGCGCCATATCGAGATCAAGGGCTGA
- a CDS encoding archease — protein sequence MSPQESPVCGHRSVPHTADLCVEAWAVTREECIAEAVRGVLASFTETSAPTAAVRRECEVRADSDARLLAAVIEEVIYRMEANGELPVDVEVTTAGAGVRLRCEMVSTDVVGQIGAVPKAVSMHGLRLAQEADRWACNVTLDV from the coding sequence GTGTCCCCCCAGGAGTCGCCGGTGTGCGGCCACCGCAGTGTGCCGCACACCGCGGACCTGTGCGTAGAGGCATGGGCGGTCACCCGCGAGGAGTGCATCGCCGAGGCCGTACGCGGTGTGCTCGCCAGTTTCACCGAAACCTCGGCGCCCACCGCCGCGGTCAGGCGCGAGTGCGAGGTGCGGGCCGACTCCGACGCACGGCTGCTGGCCGCCGTGATCGAAGAGGTCATCTACCGGATGGAGGCGAACGGGGAGCTGCCCGTCGACGTCGAGGTCACCACGGCCGGCGCAGGGGTGCGGCTGCGGTGCGAGATGGTCAGCACCGATGTGGTGGGGCAGATCGGCGCCGTTCCCAAGGCGGTGTCCATGCATGGGCTCCGGCTCGCCCAGGAGGCGGACCGCTGGGCATGCAACGTCACACTGGACGTGTGA
- a CDS encoding RtcB family protein produces MEIRLVEDGPWRSRIEQTDGMRVPGVAFAPRELLPLEPGDKSLEQVANVATLPGIVRASYAMPDIHWGYGFPIGGVAATDVAEGGVVSPGGVGFDISCGVRLLAADLDQEGLLPHMPALMDRLDRVIPRGLGRGGLWKPPGRAELHEVLRGGARYVVEHGHGVPRDLDRCEDQGAVDDADVSQVAERALERGARQVGSLGSANHFLEIQLVDAVLDERCAEAFGLRAGQICVMIHCGSRGLGHEICGDHVRRLDSAQRRYGISVPDAQLACTPVDSPEGRGYLGAMAAAANYARANRQWLSDAARRAFRTVTGADLDLVYDVSHNLAKLETRQTDGARRTLCVHRKGATRALPPGHPDLPPDLAAVGQPVFVPGTMGTASYVLTGVADNEAFDSCCHGAGRVWSRHRAQREITSGVLRSELADAGVTVRPTSWRSVTEEAPGAYKDVDAVVSAGEHNGLGRLVARLVPLGVLKG; encoded by the coding sequence GTGGAGATCCGGCTCGTCGAGGACGGCCCCTGGCGGTCGCGGATCGAGCAGACCGACGGCATGCGGGTGCCCGGCGTGGCCTTCGCACCGCGGGAACTGCTGCCGCTGGAGCCCGGGGACAAGTCGCTGGAGCAGGTGGCCAACGTCGCCACACTGCCCGGCATCGTCCGCGCTTCCTACGCCATGCCCGACATCCACTGGGGGTACGGCTTCCCGATCGGTGGCGTGGCCGCGACCGATGTCGCCGAAGGCGGGGTCGTGTCCCCGGGCGGCGTCGGCTTCGACATCTCCTGCGGGGTACGGCTGCTGGCCGCCGACCTGGACCAGGAAGGTCTGCTGCCCCATATGCCCGCGCTGATGGACCGGCTCGACCGAGTGATCCCCCGGGGCCTCGGCCGCGGCGGCCTGTGGAAGCCGCCCGGCCGCGCCGAGCTGCACGAGGTGCTGCGCGGCGGCGCCCGCTACGTCGTCGAACACGGCCATGGGGTGCCGCGCGACCTGGACCGCTGCGAGGACCAGGGCGCGGTGGACGACGCCGATGTCTCACAGGTCGCGGAGCGCGCCCTGGAGCGGGGCGCCCGGCAGGTCGGCAGCCTGGGATCGGCCAACCACTTCCTGGAGATCCAGCTCGTCGACGCCGTCCTGGACGAGCGGTGCGCCGAGGCGTTCGGCCTCCGGGCCGGTCAGATCTGCGTCATGATCCACTGTGGCTCGCGCGGCCTCGGCCACGAGATCTGCGGCGATCACGTCCGCCGGCTGGACTCCGCACAGCGCCGTTACGGCATCTCGGTGCCCGACGCGCAGCTCGCCTGCACCCCGGTCGACTCCCCCGAGGGCCGCGGCTACCTGGGGGCGATGGCGGCGGCCGCCAACTACGCCCGGGCCAACCGTCAGTGGCTGTCCGACGCCGCGCGGCGCGCCTTCCGGACGGTGACCGGCGCCGACCTGGACCTGGTCTACGACGTATCGCACAACCTCGCCAAGCTGGAGACCCGGCAGACGGACGGGGCCCGCCGGACCCTGTGCGTACACCGCAAGGGCGCCACCCGGGCGCTGCCGCCCGGCCATCCCGACCTCCCGCCCGACCTCGCGGCCGTGGGCCAGCCGGTCTTCGTCCCCGGCACGATGGGCACCGCCTCATACGTCCTGACCGGGGTCGCCGACAACGAGGCGTTCGACTCCTGCTGCCACGGCGCCGGCCGGGTGTGGAGCCGGCACCGGGCACAGCGGGAGATCACGTCCGGCGTGCTGCGTTCCGAGCTCGCCGACGCGGGCGTCACGGTGCGGCCGACCTCATGGCGCAGCGTGACCGAGGAAGCACCCGGGGCGTACAAGGACGTCGACGCGGTCGTCAGCGCCGGTGAGCACAACGGTCTGGGACGTCTGGTCGCCCGCCTGGTCCCGCTGGGTGTGCTCAAGGGATGA
- a CDS encoding alkaline phosphatase PhoX, which produces MERRSLLRAAAVGVGTAAFSGSLWRQAAAYPALPGPGPYGDLQPADSNGIMLPSGFTSRVIARSTQTVPGTSHTWHRAPDGGACFADGSGWIYVSNAEIGGGGGGVSAVKFDSGAAVIGAYGILSGTDRNCAGGSTPWNTWLSCEEVSTGHVYETDPWGVQAAVRRDAMGRFNHEAAAADPVRKVIYLTEDASDGCFYRFVPTTWGDLSSGTLQVLKEVSGVLSWANVPDPDGKPTPTRDQVSGAKLFNGGEGCHYRSDICYFTTKGDNRVWAYHAADNTLAVVYDDNVTGAPLTGVDNITAATVGDLYVAEDGGNMEIVIITPDDIVAPFLRITGQSSSEITGPAFNPAGNRLYFSSQRGTTGSSSGGITYEVTGPFRTSL; this is translated from the coding sequence GTGGAACGCCGTAGTCTTCTTCGAGCCGCCGCCGTCGGCGTCGGCACGGCAGCCTTCTCCGGTTCGCTCTGGCGACAGGCGGCCGCCTATCCCGCGCTCCCCGGCCCCGGCCCGTACGGGGATCTGCAGCCGGCCGACAGCAACGGCATCATGCTTCCCTCCGGCTTCACCAGCCGGGTGATCGCCCGCTCCACCCAGACCGTGCCCGGCACCAGCCACACCTGGCACAGGGCGCCCGACGGCGGGGCCTGCTTCGCCGACGGATCGGGCTGGATCTATGTCTCCAACGCCGAGATCGGCGGCGGAGGAGGCGGCGTCAGCGCCGTGAAGTTCGACAGCGGTGCGGCGGTCATCGGCGCGTACGGCATCCTGTCCGGCACCGACCGCAACTGTGCCGGCGGCTCCACACCGTGGAACACCTGGCTGTCCTGCGAGGAGGTCAGCACCGGCCATGTCTACGAGACGGACCCGTGGGGCGTGCAGGCGGCGGTCCGGCGGGACGCCATGGGCCGGTTCAACCACGAAGCGGCCGCCGCCGACCCGGTCCGCAAGGTCATCTACCTGACCGAGGACGCCTCCGACGGCTGCTTCTACCGCTTCGTGCCCACCACCTGGGGCGATCTGTCCTCGGGCACCCTGCAGGTCCTCAAGGAGGTCTCCGGCGTCCTGTCCTGGGCGAACGTGCCCGACCCGGACGGCAAGCCCACCCCCACCCGTGACCAGGTCTCCGGCGCCAAGCTCTTCAACGGCGGCGAGGGCTGCCACTATCGCTCCGACATCTGCTACTTCACCACCAAGGGCGACAACCGCGTCTGGGCCTACCACGCCGCCGACAACACCCTCGCCGTCGTCTACGACGACAATGTCACCGGCGCCCCGCTCACCGGCGTGGACAACATCACCGCCGCCACCGTCGGCGACCTGTACGTCGCCGAGGACGGCGGCAACATGGAGATCGTCATCATCACGCCCGACGACATCGTCGCCCCCTTCCTCCGGATCACCGGCCAGTCCTCCTCCGAGATCACCGGCCCGGCGTTCAACCCCGCGGGCAACCGTCTGTACTTCTCCTCCCAGCGCGGCACCACCGGCTCCAGCAGCGGCGGCATCACCTATGAAGTGACCGGCCCTTTCCGGACGTCCCTCTGA
- a CDS encoding XdhC family protein yields the protein MLDIADELNRWLAQGRDFAVATVVAVGGSAPRPPGAALAVDSEGTVIGSVSGGCVEAAVYDLCAQALRDGRAVLERFGYSAEDAFAVGLTCGGVIEVLVTPVRGDAPGRQVFAAALSAAARGEPAALARVARGPADLLGRALLVHPDGSYEGGLGGHPELDRTAVGETRAMLAAGRTGGFDVSESGTRCGAALTVFVESSVPPPRMIVFGAVDFAAALVHTGKFLGYHVTVCDARPVFATRERFPEADDVVVDWPHRYLQRTGTDSRTVLCVLTHDAKFDVPLLETALRLPVAFVGAMGSHRTHEDRNRRLREAGVTERELARLHSPIGLDLGARTPEETALSIAAEIVAARQGGTGLPLTGSRTPIHHDADERGVCAVGSHTAV from the coding sequence ATGCTTGACATCGCCGACGAGCTGAACCGATGGCTGGCGCAGGGCCGGGACTTCGCCGTGGCCACCGTGGTGGCCGTGGGCGGCAGCGCGCCGCGCCCGCCCGGCGCCGCCCTCGCCGTCGACAGCGAGGGCACGGTCATCGGCTCGGTTTCCGGAGGCTGTGTGGAAGCGGCGGTGTACGACCTGTGCGCCCAGGCGCTCCGGGACGGCCGGGCGGTGCTGGAGCGGTTCGGCTACAGCGCCGAGGACGCCTTCGCGGTCGGACTGACCTGCGGCGGGGTCATCGAGGTCCTGGTCACCCCGGTGCGCGGGGACGCGCCGGGCAGGCAGGTCTTCGCGGCGGCGCTGTCGGCCGCCGCCCGGGGGGAGCCGGCGGCCCTCGCCCGCGTGGCCCGGGGCCCGGCCGATCTGCTCGGCCGAGCGCTGCTCGTGCACCCCGACGGCTCGTACGAAGGCGGCCTCGGCGGGCATCCGGAGCTGGACCGTACGGCGGTGGGCGAGACCCGCGCCATGCTGGCCGCGGGGCGCACCGGCGGCTTCGACGTCTCGGAGAGCGGCACGCGCTGCGGGGCGGCCCTGACGGTGTTCGTCGAGTCGAGCGTGCCGCCGCCCCGCATGATCGTCTTCGGCGCCGTCGATTTCGCCGCGGCGCTGGTGCATACGGGCAAGTTCCTCGGCTACCACGTCACGGTGTGCGATGCCCGCCCCGTCTTCGCCACCCGCGAGCGCTTCCCCGAGGCCGACGACGTCGTGGTCGACTGGCCGCATCGCTATCTCCAGCGCACCGGGACCGACAGCCGTACGGTCCTGTGCGTGCTCACCCACGACGCCAAGTTCGACGTCCCCCTGCTGGAGACGGCCCTGCGGCTGCCGGTCGCGTTCGTCGGCGCGATGGGCTCGCACCGCACGCACGAGGACCGCAACCGCAGACTCCGCGAGGCCGGCGTCACGGAACGCGAACTGGCCCGGCTGCACTCACCGATCGGCCTCGACCTCGGTGCCCGTACGCCCGAGGAGACCGCCCTGTCCATCGCGGCCGAGATCGTCGCGGCGCGGCAGGGCGGCACCGGCCTTCCGCTGACCGGCTCGCGGACACCGATTCACCATGACGCGGACGAGCGGGGAGTCTGTGCGGTCGGATCGCATACGGCCGTATGA